A portion of the Aquicoccus sp. G2-2 genome contains these proteins:
- a CDS encoding adenylyltransferase/cytidyltransferase family protein — MKNWQRRAKVAEIREIAAAQLESPDPSFDHKRHLKELWRLETKPRNMSDLEARIMLLLGARAKPARIKLLMSSLRERRAKAQETPLFEEFETYLRGTLGADVLIGHDFLPKTFASVTHDDVWKDVQSAVRALSGLSRDGVFLDSGTLLGVVRDKRLIDHDDDVDLAYCLSAGTAEGAAREWLALKAELQALGLMDDAALKGRDVYKIKSAGHYQIDLFPAWVEQGKVYVYPHTAGELSESEVFPLATCPVTGLPIPAAPEKMLEINYGQGWRAPDPYFKFPWNRMMRKFKAFLGALEMEMALEKVGTVLTYGTFDLFHVGHVRLLRRLSALGERLVVGCSTDEFNATKGKSCVMPYRDRAEILNACSYVSEVIPETGWDQKRDDIARLEADIFAMGDDWKGKFDDLSDLCRVVYLPRTDHVSTSELKQRVQTDALRLAG; from the coding sequence GTGAAAAACTGGCAAAGGCGCGCAAAGGTCGCGGAGATACGGGAAATAGCGGCGGCACAGCTTGAAAGCCCCGATCCGTCCTTTGATCACAAACGTCACCTGAAAGAGCTGTGGCGGCTGGAAACCAAACCGCGCAACATGTCCGATCTTGAAGCCCGGATAATGTTATTGCTCGGTGCGCGGGCCAAGCCTGCACGCATAAAGCTGTTGATGAGCAGCCTTAGGGAACGCCGCGCGAAGGCGCAGGAGACACCTCTGTTCGAGGAATTTGAAACCTATCTGCGGGGAACGCTGGGCGCAGATGTTCTGATCGGGCACGATTTCCTGCCCAAGACATTTGCCAGCGTGACACATGACGATGTCTGGAAGGACGTGCAATCGGCGGTCCGCGCGCTGAGCGGGCTGTCACGTGATGGCGTTTTCCTTGATTCCGGTACACTGCTCGGGGTGGTGCGCGACAAACGTTTGATTGACCATGACGATGACGTGGATCTTGCCTATTGCCTGAGTGCGGGAACGGCGGAGGGGGCGGCACGCGAATGGCTTGCGCTCAAGGCAGAACTGCAAGCCCTTGGCCTGATGGACGATGCGGCGCTGAAAGGGCGGGATGTCTACAAGATCAAATCGGCGGGGCATTATCAGATTGACCTGTTTCCGGCGTGGGTCGAGCAGGGCAAGGTGTATGTTTACCCGCATACCGCAGGGGAATTGAGCGAGAGCGAGGTTTTTCCGCTGGCAACATGCCCGGTGACAGGTTTGCCAATCCCGGCGGCGCCCGAGAAAATGCTTGAAATCAACTATGGTCAAGGCTGGCGCGCGCCCGACCCGTATTTCAAGTTCCCATGGAACAGGATGATGCGAAAATTCAAGGCATTTCTCGGCGCACTCGAGATGGAGATGGCGCTTGAGAAAGTCGGCACTGTGTTGACCTATGGCACGTTCGATTTGTTCCATGTCGGGCATGTGCGGCTTTTACGCCGTCTTTCGGCATTGGGAGAGCGGCTGGTCGTGGGATGTTCGACCGATGAGTTTAATGCCACCAAGGGCAAGTCTTGTGTGATGCCGTATCGGGATCGCGCCGAGATACTGAACGCTTGTTCTTATGTTTCAGAGGTGATCCCCGAAACCGGCTGGGACCAGAAGCGCGATGATATTGCACGGTTGGAGGCTGATATTTTTGCGATGGGTGACGATTGGAAAGGCAAGTTCGATGATCTGTCAGACTTGTGCAGGGTTGTTTATCTGCCGCGGACCGATCATGTCTCGACCAGTGAGTTGAAGCAGCGCGTTCAAACCGACGCCCTGCGGCTGGCAGGCTGA
- a CDS encoding SulP family inorganic anion transporter, whose protein sequence is MKRTVLAAFANRIAIPDLNLLPEERLTIGRLRIEILSGLTVALALVPEAVAFAFVAGVHPLVGLYAAFMVGLITALIGGRPGMISGATGALAVVMVALVAKHGVEYLFATVVLMGLLQILAGIMHWGKFIRLVPHPVMLGFVNGLAIVIFLAQMTQFKVPGTVENDGHGLPDHGGGGGEWLTGMPLVTMLGLVGLTMAVIWLMPRLTRTIPAPLAGIGITAALVIGFGLDVPRVGDMAAITGGWPAFHIPAVPLTWQTLTIIAPYAVILAAIGLIESLLTLNLVGDIVGKRGGASQECIAQGIANSVTGVFGGMGGCAMIGQSMINVKSGGRTRVAGIAAALFLLSFILFAAPVIEQIPLAALVGVMFMVVIGTFAWNSVTILAKVPLMDAFVILLVTVVTVLSDLAVAVVVGVIVSALAYAWNNARRIDAKTVETTEGARVYLIQGPLFFGSASGFTELFDIEADPARIIVDFADSRVVDQSALQAIEQIAAKYGAAGKQIQLRHLSRECHRLLAKAGHLIIDSDDDPDYELAVDYSVRTGILGGH, encoded by the coding sequence ATGAAACGCACCGTTTTGGCGGCGTTCGCCAATCGCATTGCCATTCCCGATCTGAACCTGCTGCCGGAAGAGCGGCTGACCATCGGGCGGCTCAGGATCGAGATATTGTCAGGCCTGACGGTGGCGTTGGCGTTGGTGCCCGAGGCGGTGGCGTTTGCCTTTGTCGCCGGGGTGCATCCTTTGGTCGGGCTTTATGCTGCGTTCATGGTCGGGCTGATTACCGCATTGATCGGCGGGCGGCCGGGAATGATCTCCGGTGCCACGGGGGCGCTGGCGGTGGTGATGGTTGCCTTGGTTGCAAAGCATGGGGTGGAATACCTGTTTGCAACCGTGGTTTTGATGGGGCTGCTGCAAATTCTTGCCGGGATCATGCATTGGGGGAAATTCATCCGTTTGGTGCCGCATCCGGTGATGCTGGGCTTTGTCAACGGGTTGGCGATCGTGATTTTTCTGGCGCAAATGACCCAGTTCAAAGTGCCGGGAACGGTGGAAAACGATGGCCATGGCCTGCCCGATCATGGCGGGGGCGGCGGTGAATGGCTGACCGGAATGCCGCTTGTGACGATGCTGGGGCTGGTCGGGCTGACCATGGCTGTGATCTGGCTGATGCCAAGGCTGACGCGGACCATTCCGGCGCCCTTGGCCGGGATCGGGATCACGGCGGCGCTGGTGATCGGATTTGGCCTTGATGTGCCGCGCGTGGGCGACATGGCGGCGATCACCGGCGGGTGGCCCGCGTTCCATATACCGGCTGTTCCGCTCACTTGGCAGACGCTGACCATTATCGCGCCCTATGCGGTTATTCTTGCCGCTATCGGCCTGATCGAAAGCCTGCTGACGCTTAATCTTGTGGGCGATATCGTCGGCAAACGCGGCGGGGCCAGTCAGGAATGCATCGCGCAGGGCATTGCCAATTCCGTGACTGGCGTTTTCGGCGGTATGGGCGGTTGCGCAATGATCGGCCAGTCGATGATTAACGTGAAATCCGGCGGGCGCACCCGTGTGGCGGGGATTGCCGCTGCCCTGTTCCTGCTCAGCTTCATTCTGTTTGCCGCTCCGGTGATCGAACAAATTCCGTTGGCCGCGCTGGTCGGGGTGATGTTCATGGTGGTGATCGGCACATTCGCATGGAACTCCGTCACCATACTGGCCAAGGTGCCGTTGATGGATGCGTTCGTGATCCTGCTGGTGACGGTCGTGACCGTGTTGTCCGACCTCGCGGTTGCTGTGGTTGTCGGCGTTATTGTTTCGGCGTTGGCCTATGCGTGGAACAATGCCCGCCGGATCGACGCGAAAACGGTTGAAACGACTGAAGGCGCGCGGGTTTACCTGATTCAAGGGCCGCTCTTTTTTGGCTCTGCCTCGGGGTTTACTGAGCTTTTTGACATTGAAGCCGACCCGGCCCGAATCATCGTCGACTTCGCTGACAGTCGGGTGGTCGATCAATCGGCGTTGCAAGCCATCGAACAGATTGCCGCCAAATATGGGGCGGCGGGCAAGCAGATACAGTTGCGCCATCTAAGCCGGGAATGCCACAGGCTGCTGGCCAAGGCCGGACATCTTATTATCGATAGCGATGACGATCCTGATTACGAACTGGCGGTGGATTATTCTGTCCGCACGGGGATTCTGGGAGGCCATTAA
- the rplK gene encoding 50S ribosomal protein L11, whose translation MAKKLAGKMKLQVPAGQANPSPPVGPALGQRGINIMEFCKAFNAKTQDMEPGAPCPTVITYYQDKSFTMDIKTPPASYFLIKAAKLKSGAKLPGRETVGSVTTKQVREIAEAKMKDLNAKDIDAAMLIILGSARSMGIEVK comes from the coding sequence ATGGCCAAGAAACTAGCCGGGAAGATGAAGCTCCAGGTTCCTGCCGGACAGGCAAACCCGTCGCCGCCGGTCGGCCCTGCGCTGGGTCAGCGCGGGATCAACATCATGGAATTCTGCAAGGCGTTCAATGCCAAGACGCAGGATATGGAACCGGGTGCGCCGTGCCCGACCGTCATCACCTATTATCAGGACAAGTCCTTTACCATGGACATCAAGACGCCGCCGGCGTCGTATTTCCTGATCAAGGCTGCCAAGCTGAAATCTGGCGCCAAGCTGCCGGGCCGCGAGACGGTCGGCAGCGTGACGACGAAACAGGTGCGCGAAATCGCCGAGGCAAAGATGAAAGACCTCAACGCAAAAGACATCGACGCCGCAATGCTGATCATTCTGGGGTCGGCGCGGTCCATGGGCATTGAGGTGAAATAA
- a CDS encoding adenine phosphoribosyltransferase, protein MSNSKTVRDYIRTIVDFPHEGILFRDVTTLFADPRGFRIAIDQMLHPFAGMQIDKVVGLEARGFILGGAIAHQLTVGFVPIRKKGKLPGAVISEEYTLEYGEAVVEIHHDAIAAGEKILVVDDLLATGGTAQAGIRLIERLGGEIVGCSFIIDLPDLGGRAKLEAMGMDVHTLCDFEGE, encoded by the coding sequence ATGTCCAATTCGAAAACCGTCAGGGATTACATCCGCACCATTGTGGATTTCCCGCATGAAGGCATCCTGTTTCGTGATGTGACAACGCTTTTTGCCGACCCGCGCGGCTTTCGTATTGCGATTGATCAGATGCTGCACCCGTTCGCGGGAATGCAGATTGACAAGGTTGTCGGGCTGGAAGCGCGCGGCTTCATTCTGGGCGGCGCCATCGCGCATCAACTCACAGTCGGCTTCGTGCCGATTCGCAAGAAAGGCAAGCTGCCCGGCGCGGTGATTTCCGAAGAATATACGCTGGAATACGGTGAAGCGGTGGTGGAAATTCATCACGATGCCATTGCGGCAGGCGAAAAAATCCTCGTGGTGGACGACCTTCTTGCCACCGGCGGCACGGCGCAAGCCGGGATACGGCTGATCGAGCGGCTGGGTGGAGAGATTGTGGGTTGCTCATTCATCATCGACCTGCCCGATCTCGGCGGGCGTGCTAAACTGGAAGCCATGGGCATGGATGTGCATACGCTTTGCGACTTCGAGGGCGAGTAA
- a CDS encoding YdeI/OmpD-associated family protein, which translates to MAKPKPTIDTLLSQSDWHEARKALHALLLELGLTEEVKWNKLCYTWQARNIAIFFGFKHTCGLGFFKGALLSDPKGILARPGTHSQAMRVIHVSTTEEIAALTPTIRTYVQEAIALEKAGRKVDFKEKRALVLPKELQERLEDTPPLKAAFHALTPGRQRGYVLYISDAKKASTRAVRVERSMPGILAGKGRNDK; encoded by the coding sequence ATGGCCAAGCCAAAACCAACGATTGATACCTTGCTGAGCCAATCCGACTGGCACGAGGCACGCAAGGCATTGCACGCCCTCCTGTTGGAACTTGGTCTGACTGAGGAGGTCAAGTGGAACAAACTTTGCTACACTTGGCAGGCGCGAAATATCGCCATTTTCTTCGGTTTCAAACACACCTGCGGGCTTGGCTTCTTCAAAGGCGCGCTCCTGAGTGATCCGAAAGGTATCCTTGCCCGCCCCGGCACACACAGTCAGGCAATGCGGGTGATTCACGTCAGCACCACCGAGGAAATTGCCGCGCTCACCCCCACCATCCGAACATATGTTCAGGAAGCCATCGCGCTGGAGAAGGCGGGTCGGAAAGTCGACTTCAAGGAAAAGCGGGCGTTGGTCTTGCCAAAGGAGCTTCAGGAGAGGCTGGAAGACACCCCACCCCTGAAAGCCGCGTTTCATGCGCTTACTCCGGGACGGCAGAGAGGCTATGTGCTCTATATATCAGATGCCAAAAAAGCCAGCACGCGCGCCGTCCGGGTTGAACGCTCTATGCCGGGCATCCTTGCAGGCAAAGGGCGCAATGACAAGTAG
- the nusG gene encoding transcription termination/antitermination protein NusG, giving the protein MAKRWYSVSVLSNFEKKIAEQIRQLVDEQGLEDQIDEVLVPTEEVIEARRGKKVTTERRFMPGYVLVHMEMSDSGYHLINSINRVTGFLGPQGRPMPMRDAEVNQILNRVQEGEESPRTLISFDVGEKVKVNDGPFEDFDGMVEEVDDDNQRLKVTVSIFGRETPVELEFTQVTKQG; this is encoded by the coding sequence ATGGCGAAACGGTGGTATTCGGTAAGTGTTCTTTCGAATTTCGAAAAGAAGATAGCCGAGCAGATCAGGCAGCTTGTGGATGAGCAGGGTCTCGAAGATCAGATCGACGAAGTGCTGGTGCCCACCGAAGAGGTGATCGAGGCGCGTCGCGGCAAGAAAGTGACGACAGAGCGGCGTTTCATGCCCGGCTATGTGCTGGTGCATATGGAGATGAGCGACTCCGGTTATCACCTGATCAACAGCATCAACCGGGTGACAGGCTTTCTTGGGCCGCAGGGTCGCCCGATGCCAATGCGCGATGCGGAAGTGAACCAGATCCTGAACCGTGTGCAGGAAGGCGAAGAGTCGCCGCGCACCCTGATCAGCTTCGATGTTGGCGAGAAAGTGAAAGTCAACGACGGACCGTTCGAGGATTTCGATGGCATGGTCGAGGAAGTGGACGATGACAATCAGCGCCTGAAGGTGACGGTGTCGATCTTTGGCCGGGAAACCCCGGTCGAGTTGGAATTCACGCAGGTCACCAAGCAAGGGTGA
- the secE gene encoding preprotein translocase subunit SecE, with translation MARTNPLQFVQQVRSEVAKVVWPTRREIFLTTVMVFIMAALTAIFFALVDITIRTGIQGLLNFFGS, from the coding sequence ATGGCCCGCACCAACCCGCTCCAGTTCGTCCAACAGGTCCGCTCGGAAGTCGCCAAGGTCGTCTGGCCGACGCGGCGCGAGATATTCCTGACCACTGTGATGGTATTCATCATGGCGGCACTCACGGCGATTTTTTTCGCGCTCGTGGATATTACCATTCGCACCGGCATTCAGGGTCTGCTGAACTTCTTCGGAAGTTGA
- a CDS encoding S-methyl-5'-thioadenosine phosphorylase: MAETMIGVIGGSGIYEIGGLDGAKWISVDTPWGTPSDQILTGTLEGVKMAFLPRHGRGHVHPPSLVPYRANIDALKRLGVTDVISVSACGSFREEMAPGDFVVVDQFIDRTFAREKSFFGSGLVAHVSVAHPTCARLSAACLEAGRGAGITMHEGGTYLAMEGPQFSTLAESRMYRESWAADVIGMTNMPEAKLAREAELCYASIAMVTDYDSWHPDHGEVDVTDIIAILMGNADKGRTLVAGLPALLGRERHDCPQSCDHALEYAILTAPEARDPALAAKLDAVAGRMLNAK; this comes from the coding sequence ATGGCAGAGACCATGATCGGCGTCATAGGCGGCTCGGGCATATACGAGATAGGTGGGCTTGACGGGGCCAAGTGGATCAGCGTGGACACACCTTGGGGCACGCCGTCGGATCAGATTCTGACCGGCACGCTGGAAGGCGTGAAAATGGCCTTTCTGCCGCGGCACGGGCGCGGCCATGTTCACCCGCCGTCCTTGGTTCCCTACCGCGCCAATATCGACGCGCTGAAACGGTTGGGCGTCACCGATGTTATCTCGGTCTCGGCCTGCGGGTCATTCCGCGAGGAAATGGCGCCCGGAGATTTCGTTGTCGTCGATCAGTTCATCGACCGCACGTTCGCGCGCGAGAAAAGCTTCTTCGGTTCCGGTCTTGTTGCACATGTCTCGGTCGCGCATCCCACATGCGCACGGCTTTCGGCGGCTTGTCTTGAGGCCGGGCGCGGGGCGGGGATCACCATGCATGAGGGCGGCACCTATCTTGCCATGGAAGGCCCGCAATTCTCTACCCTTGCGGAATCAAGGATGTATCGTGAAAGCTGGGCCGCTGACGTGATCGGGATGACCAACATGCCAGAAGCCAAGCTCGCCCGCGAGGCGGAGCTTTGCTATGCCAGTATCGCCATGGTGACCGATTACGACAGCTGGCACCCGGATCACGGAGAGGTTGACGTGACCGATATCATCGCCATCCTGATGGGAAATGCCGACAAAGGCCGCACATTGGTGGCCGGTTTGCCCGCGCTATTGGGGAGGGAGCGGCACGATTGCCCCCAAAGCTGCGATCACGCGCTTGAATACGCCATCCTCACAGCCCCCGAAGCCCGCGACCCGGCACTGGCCGCGAAACTCGACGCGGTGGCAGGGCGTATGTTGAACGCAAAATAA
- the rplA gene encoding 50S ribosomal protein L1: MAKLGKRTRAAREAFAGKENVSVEAAVELVKSNAKAKFDETVEIAVCLGVDPRHADQMVRGVVGLPNGTGKDVRVAVFARGPKAEEAQAAGADIVGAEDLMETIQGGEINFDRCIATPDMMPIVGRLGKVLGPRNLMPNPKVGTVTMDVGDAVKNAKGGEVQFKVEKAGVVHAGVGKVSFDEAKLVENIRAFVDAVQKAKPAGAKGSYMKKIALSSTMGPGVSIDIDSAAGN; the protein is encoded by the coding sequence ATGGCAAAACTTGGAAAACGCACCCGTGCCGCGCGCGAAGCTTTCGCAGGCAAGGAAAATGTCAGTGTTGAGGCCGCCGTTGAGTTGGTGAAGTCCAACGCCAAGGCAAAGTTCGATGAAACCGTGGAAATCGCCGTTTGTCTCGGTGTCGACCCACGCCACGCAGATCAGATGGTGCGCGGTGTTGTCGGTTTGCCCAATGGCACCGGCAAGGACGTGCGCGTTGCCGTCTTCGCCCGTGGCCCGAAAGCCGAAGAGGCGCAGGCCGCCGGGGCCGACATCGTCGGTGCCGAAGACCTGATGGAAACCATTCAGGGCGGCGAGATCAATTTCGATCGCTGCATTGCCACACCGGACATGATGCCGATTGTCGGACGCTTGGGTAAAGTGCTTGGCCCGCGCAACCTGATGCCGAACCCGAAAGTGGGCACGGTGACGATGGATGTGGGCGACGCGGTGAAAAACGCCAAGGGCGGCGAAGTTCAGTTCAAGGTTGAGAAAGCCGGCGTGGTTCATGCCGGTGTCGGCAAGGTGAGCTTTGATGAAGCCAAGCTGGTGGAGAACATTCGCGCGTTCGTGGACGCCGTGCAGAAGGCCAAACCGGCCGGTGCCAAAGGCTCCTACATGAAGAAGATTGCGCTCAGCTCAACCATGGGGCCGGGCGTCAGCATCGACATTGATAGCGCCGCCGGCAACTGA
- the tldD gene encoding metalloprotease TldD — protein sequence MSDITFRPFENALDQSRALEQLNRATQGADDGEIFFERRRGEALVFDDGRVKTASYDASEGFGLRAVSGEVAGYGHSTEISHAAIERAVETARLAVDSGHGTLAAGPAATNRRLYADLDPIADAAFPVKIETLREIDAFMRGLDPRVVQVSATIAASCQEVEILRPDGQHLRDVRPMTRLNVSVIVEQEGRRESGSAGGGGRVGLSGLLDPADWQAKAREALRIALVNLEAVPAPAGVMDVVLGPGWPGILLHEAIGHGLEGDFNRKGSSAFAGRMGERIAAPGVTVLDDGTIPDRRGSISFDDEGTPSSRTTLIEDGILVGYMQDRQNARLMGVAPTGNGRRESFAHAPMPRMTNTYMLGGETDPGDLVASLKDGIYAVGFGGGQVDITNGKFVFSCTEAYRVQDGKVGAPMKGVTLIGDGAMALNNIRGLGNDMALDPGMGNCGKAGQWVPVGVGQPTVLIGGLTVGERRPEIASSRGTEKQAV from the coding sequence ATGTCGGATATAACCTTTCGCCCGTTCGAGAATGCACTCGATCAATCTCGTGCGTTGGAGCAACTCAACCGCGCCACGCAAGGCGCCGATGACGGTGAGATTTTCTTTGAGAGGCGGCGCGGGGAAGCTCTGGTTTTCGATGATGGCCGGGTGAAAACCGCAAGCTATGACGCCTCCGAAGGGTTCGGCCTTCGGGCCGTCAGTGGCGAGGTTGCAGGCTATGGCCACAGCACCGAAATTTCCCATGCGGCAATCGAAAGAGCTGTTGAAACAGCAAGGCTTGCAGTGGATTCGGGGCACGGCACGCTGGCCGCTGGCCCAGCAGCAACCAACCGCAGGCTTTATGCCGATCTTGACCCGATTGCCGATGCTGCCTTCCCGGTGAAGATCGAGACCCTGCGCGAGATTGATGCTTTCATGCGCGGGCTTGATCCTCGCGTGGTGCAGGTGTCGGCAACAATCGCCGCATCCTGTCAGGAGGTCGAAATCCTGCGCCCGGACGGGCAGCATTTGCGCGATGTGCGGCCGATGACGCGGCTAAATGTCTCGGTTATCGTTGAGCAGGAAGGGCGGCGCGAATCCGGTTCGGCAGGTGGCGGAGGGCGTGTTGGCCTTTCCGGACTGCTCGATCCGGCAGATTGGCAGGCAAAGGCGCGCGAGGCGTTGAGAATCGCTTTGGTCAACCTTGAAGCGGTGCCCGCACCTGCCGGGGTGATGGACGTGGTGCTTGGCCCCGGTTGGCCCGGTATCCTGCTGCACGAGGCGATTGGTCATGGGCTGGAGGGTGATTTCAACCGCAAGGGCAGTTCGGCCTTTGCCGGGCGGATGGGAGAGCGGATCGCGGCCCCCGGCGTGACGGTGCTTGACGATGGCACGATCCCTGACCGGCGCGGCTCGATCTCGTTCGACGATGAAGGCACACCCAGTTCACGCACCACGTTGATCGAGGATGGTATCCTTGTCGGCTACATGCAGGACCGCCAGAATGCCCGGTTGATGGGCGTGGCCCCTACCGGCAACGGGCGGCGCGAAAGCTTTGCCCATGCACCAATGCCGCGGATGACCAATACCTATATGCTCGGTGGTGAAACCGACCCCGGTGATCTGGTCGCGTCCTTGAAAGACGGGATCTATGCGGTGGGTTTCGGTGGCGGGCAGGTCGATATCACCAATGGCAAGTTCGTGTTCTCCTGCACCGAGGCTTACCGTGTGCAAGACGGCAAGGTTGGCGCCCCGATGAAAGGCGTGACGCTGATTGGTGACGGGGCCATGGCGCTCAACAATATCCGCGGGCTGGGCAATGACATGGCGCTTGATCCCGGCATGGGCAATTGCGGCAAGGCGGGCCAGTGGGTGCCGGTGGGTGTGGGGCAGCCGACGGTCTTGATTGGTGGGCTGACCGTGGGGGAGCGGCGGCCTGAGATAGCGAGTAGCCGCGGGACCGAGAAACAAGCGGTTTGA
- the coxB gene encoding cytochrome c oxidase subunit II, whose protein sequence is MRLFFQLLSFLTAFVAAPAMAAETLETIGKPKSGLMGFQPAATELARDIHWLDGMINYIIFAIVGLVVVLILVIVFRFNRRTNPTPASFTHHTPVEIFWTLGPVLILVFIGAFSLPILFKQQEIPDGDVNIKVTGHQWYWTYHYSDDDVEFDSYMVGQPASLDEDARPADKDVTPYILNDAMRAKLVDAGYNDDEFLLAADNAMIVPVNKIVVVTVTADDVIHSWTVPAFGVKQDGVPGRLAQLWFEADKEGIYFGQCSELCGKDHAYMPITVKVVSQDEYAKWMAATKAADEYVQLSDVKG, encoded by the coding sequence ATGAGACTCTTCTTTCAGCTTCTGAGCTTTCTGACTGCCTTCGTCGCGGCTCCGGCCATGGCAGCCGAGACGCTTGAAACCATTGGCAAACCAAAAAGCGGCCTGATGGGCTTCCAGCCCGCCGCGACCGAGCTTGCCCGAGACATTCATTGGCTTGACGGCATGATCAACTACATCATCTTTGCCATTGTCGGGCTGGTGGTCGTGCTGATCCTGGTGATTGTTTTCCGCTTTAACCGGCGGACCAATCCCACACCGGCAAGTTTCACGCACCACACCCCGGTCGAGATTTTCTGGACCTTGGGCCCGGTCCTGATCCTGGTCTTTATCGGTGCGTTTTCACTTCCAATCCTGTTTAAACAACAGGAAATTCCGGATGGCGACGTCAATATCAAAGTGACCGGCCACCAGTGGTACTGGACCTATCACTACTCCGATGACGATGTTGAGTTTGACAGCTACATGGTTGGCCAACCCGCCTCGCTTGATGAAGACGCGCGCCCGGCCGACAAAGACGTCACACCTTACATCCTCAACGATGCGATGCGGGCCAAGCTGGTTGATGCGGGCTATAACGACGATGAATTCCTGCTTGCCGCTGACAATGCGATGATCGTGCCGGTGAACAAGATTGTCGTTGTTACCGTGACCGCCGATGACGTGATCCACTCGTGGACGGTTCCGGCCTTCGGCGTAAAACAGGACGGGGTGCCGGGGCGGCTTGCCCAACTCTGGTTCGAAGCTGACAAGGAAGGCATCTATTTCGGCCAGTGTTCAGAGCTTTGCGGCAAGGACCACGCCTATATGCCAATCACCGTCAAGGTGGTTAGCCAAGACGAATACGCCAAATGGATGGCCGCGACCAAGGCCGCCGATGAGTATGTCCAGCTTTCGGATGTGAAGGGCTGA